Proteins encoded within one genomic window of Sebastes fasciatus isolate fSebFas1 chromosome 18, fSebFas1.pri, whole genome shotgun sequence:
- the LOC141755700 gene encoding adenylate cyclase type 8 isoform X2, whose translation MLDACHKAALLFQVPQRQRDKWHFQRPERSLHRRLEKSGKPLDLDCLWPVEVGVEPASKMFVTDTYMEEINRQIRNKASRGVTKRRASSLRVHPARGSTSTQHSGRTLYNEYASDADFFLHWGHTIRGVYMPSLRHTFKSRDLEKLYQQHYSQQRRNSLALTNVLDAVAKLHVLVLYLVLAPKADPDALRGYLTGIFMVLAIALCIVVLNCKDSMSPRWLHFAGLASWLSQTTQVMGGLGYGLEIDPSWYVLFTLFATYTLLPLPLLWAICAGSLTSVLHFLVEIVRHYNDAVLFRKVLAKGLLYLGMNTAGLFIHYLTDHAQRQVFLETRRCIEGRLKLEQENQRQERLVLSILPRFVAVEMTADMGSLEDELNPQEFHKIYIHQYKDVSILFADIKGFTLLSMNLSAQDLVRTLNELFGRFDRLADEHHCMRIKILGDCYYCVSGVPEPQRAHARHCVELGLDMINAIRSVRKQLKFDMDMRIGIHSGSVLCGVLGLQKWQFDVWSWDVGIANMLEAGGIPGRIHISRATLDCLEGTYKTEAGHGRDRNEFLLKHNIDTFLICPQEERNKVGHAEPPKVQKRNRTSNPELPFGSSIDMNSILASFTNGSLPNIWRSTSKEINKRIRHAIEVQSSDRMHREHITPLTLVFKDAHIEDKFSQMRDEMFNSNLVCSFIMLLFLMAAQALIVAPRLFPAVLQFSVFLLVYMLLLLLALAEEFRCTPLPLQQICCWIHENNSARNLLTLTAIVINFGLASTDMVWCFLTDTGEADVMDRTNAASRPLTVCTYPEIFVLSGVIAMVTCAVFLRLNSLLKLAVLLLAVAVYSYLIHLAFLTLTRHDMLHRSHYVRRKGIAILLMAMFIVAVFYNGRQWEATARLDFLWRLQAQQEVEDMRELREHNECLLHNILPVHVARHFLDRSKHDEELYSQSYDDVGVMFASIAGFNEYFEQKEIKHEGVDCLRLLNEIIAGFDELLEESYFHYVEKIKTIGSCYMAASGLAPDQQASVDEWNHLSELVLFALAMQETLKEINRFTAKNFQLRVGIAHGPVVAGVIGATKPQYDIWGSTVNLASRMDSTGVRGRIQVPQATRRILAEWGFVLELRGEIFVKGVSERQGKVRTYFISTMRSKRANVGTDGRLGGNRTGGRMTLAGVVFGLVQARHKEKMRETNGGFGRTPCTHQC comes from the exons ATGTTGGATGCTTGTCACAAGGCGGCGTTGCTCTTCCAGGTTCCACAGAGGCAGCGAGATAAATGGCACTTCCAACGCCCCGAACGGAGTCTCCACCGGCGGCTCGAAAAATCAGGAAAACCGCTGGATCTGGATTGTCTTTGGCCTGTGGAA GTGGGTGTGGAGCCAGCAAGTAAAATGTTTGTGACGGATACCTACATGGAGGAGATCAACAGACAAATTCGCAACAAGGCGTCACGCGGGGTCACAAAACGCCGCGCCTCCTCGCTCAGAGTGCACCCGGCCCGTGGCTCCACCAGCACACAACACAGTGGCAGGACTCTCTATAATGAATACGCCAGCGAtgcagacttctttttgcactGGGGCCACACAATTCGTGGAGTCTACATGCCCAGCCTGAGGCACACCTTTAAGTCTCGTGACCTGGAGAAACTCTACCAGCAACACTACTCCCAACAGAGACGCAACTCTCTCGCCCTCACCAATGTACTCGATGCGGTTGCCAAGCTACACGTGTTGGTTCTGTACCTGGTGCTGGCCCCCAAGGCGGACCCGGACGCTCTTCGCGGCTACCTGACGGGCATCTTCATGGTGCTAGCTATAGCGCTGTGCATCGTGGTACTAAACTGCAAAGACTCCATGTCCCCACGGTGGCTTCACTTCGCCGGCCTAGCCAGCTGGTTGTCGCAGACCACGCAGGTGATGGGAGGACTGGGTTATGGACTGGAAATAGATCCGTCGTGGTATGTTTTGTTCACGTTGTTCGCCACATACACGCTGCTGCCGTTACCTCTGCTGTGGGCCATATGTGCCGGCTCCCTCACCTCAGTACTGCACTTCCTGGTGGAGATAGTGCGCCACTACAATGATGCTGTGCTTTTCAGAAAG GTGCTTGCCAAAGGCCTGCTGTACCTGGGTATGAACACAGCCGGCTTGTTCATCCACTACCTGACAGACCACGCCCAGAGACAGGTGTTCCTGGAGACGCGGCGCTGCATCGAGGGTCGCCTCAAACTAGAGCAAGAGAACCAGAGACAG GAGCGTCTGGTGCTGTCAATCCTGCCTCGCTTTGTTGCCGTGGAGATGACTGCTGACATGGGTTCTTTGGAAGATGAACTCAACCCTCAGGAGTTTCACAAGATCTACATCCACCAGTACAAAGAcgtcag CATCCTTTTTGCTGACATCAAGGGCTTCACTCTGTTGTCCATGAACCTGTCGGCCCAGGATCTGGTCCGAACCCTCAACGAGCTCTTTGGACGCTTTGACCGACTGGCAGAT GAGCACCACTGCATGCGGATAAAGATCCTGGGGGACTGTTACTACTGTGTGTCAGGGGTCCCTGAGCCACAGCGTGCCCATGCCCGTCATTGTGTTGAGTTGGGACTCGACATGATCAACGCCATACG GTCTGTGCGTAAGCAGCTGAAATTTGACATGGACATGAGGATTGGGATCCACTCAGGCTCTGTCCTGTGTGGCGTTCTGGGCCTGCAGAAATGGCAGTTTGACGTTTGGTCCTGGGACGTGGGCATCGCCAACATGCTGGAGGCCGGGGGCATACCAGG ACGCATCCACATCTCGAGGGCGACTCTGGACTGTCTGGAAGGCACCTACAAGACAGAAGCCGGTCACGGCCGCGACAGGAACGAGTTTCTGCTCAAACACAACATCGACACTTTCCTCATCTGCCCTCAGGAGGAAAGGAACAAAGTCGGTCACGCTGAGCCCCCCAAAGTCCAGAAAAGAAATCGAACCTCGAACCCAGAGCTGCCCTTTGGGAGCTCCATTGACATGAACAGC ATCCTGGCCTCTTTTACGAATGGCTCGCTGCCCAACATATGGCGGTCCACCTCCAAGGAGATCAACAAACGCATCAGACATGCTATTGAGGTTCAAAGCAGTGATCGCATGCACAGGGAGCACATCACTCCGCTGACCCTGGTGTTCAAAGACGCTCACATCGAGGACAAG TTCTCCCAGATGAGAGATGAGATGTTCAACTCCAACCTGGTCTGCTCCTTCATcatgctcctcttcctcatggcTGCCCAGGCCCTCATTGTTGCACCGAG gCTGTTCCCGGCCGTCCTCCAGTTTTCAGTCTTCCTGCTCGTctacatgctgctgctgctgttggcccTGGCCGAGGAGTTCAGGTGCACTCCTTTACCACTGCAGCAGATCTGCTGCTGGATCCATGAAAACAACAGCGCCCGCAACCTCCTCACACTTACCGCCATCGTCATCAACTTTGGCTTGGCCTCTACTGACATG GTATGGTGCTTTCTCACAGACACAGGGGAGGCCGATGTAATGGACAGAACCAACGCAGCCTCACGTCCACTCACTGTCTGCACTTACCCTGAG ATCTTTGTATTGAGTGGTGTAATCGCCATGGTGACTTGTGCCGTGTTCCTGCGTCTAAACTCTCTGCTGAAGCTGGCGGTGTTGCTGCTGGCGGTCGCCGTCTACTCCTACCTCATCCACCTGGCCTTTCTCACTCTCACACGCCATGATATGCTGCACAG GTCTCACTATGTCAGGAGAAAAGGAATCGCCATCCTGCTCATGGCCATGTTTATTGTTGCTGTCTTCTACAACGGACGGCAG TGGGAGGCCACTGCCAGGCTGGATTTCCTGTGGCGTCTGCAGGCCCAACAGGAAGTGGAGGATATGAGGGAATTGCGGGAACACAACGAGTGTCTACTACACAACATCCTGCCTGTGCACGTGGCGCGACACTTTCTGGACCGGAGCAagcatgatgag GAGCTTTACTCCCAGTCCTACGATGACGTAGGTGTCATGTTTGCCTCCATCGCCGGGTTCAACGAGTACTTTGAACAGAAAGAGATCAAACATGAAGGAGTGGACTGCCTCCGACTGCTCAATGAGATCATTGCTGGTTTTGATGAG TTGCTGGAGGAGTCGTACTTCCACTATGTGGAGAAGATCAAGACCATTGGGAGCTGCTACATGGCGGCCTCTGGCTTAGCTCCAGACCAACAG GCGTCTGTGGATGAATGGAATCACCTGAGTGAGCTGGTTTTGTTTGCGTTGGCAATGCAGGAGACCTTGAAAGAGATTAATAGGTTCACTGCCAAAAACTTCCAGCTGCGTGTGG GCATTGCTCACGGGCCGGTGGTCGCCGGGGTGATCGGTGCCACCAAGCCGCAGTATGACATCTGGGGGTCAACAGTGAACCTGGCCAGCCGCATGGACAGCACAGGTGTGAGAGGACGCATCCAGGTACCGCAGGCCACGCGCAGGATCCTGGCAGAGTGGGGTTTTGTCTTGGAGCTACGTGGAGAAATCTTTGTCAAGGGG GTGAGCGAGCGTCAGGGGAAAGTCCGCACCTACTTCATCAGCACCATGCGCAGCAAGAGGGCCAACGTTGGGACAGACGGTCGCCTGGGGGGGAACCGGACGGGAGGACGCATGACGCTAGCAGGGGTGGTGTTCGGTCTGGTCCAGGCCAGACACAAGGAGAAGATGAGAGAGACCAACGGGGGGTTCGGTCGGACTCCCTGCACCCATCAATGCTGA
- the LOC141755700 gene encoding adenylate cyclase type 8 isoform X1, whose amino-acid sequence MRSAKLIIMVTFSETTQASPMQLLEPSVLTATLSPGLRRKKMLWQNAVKHIINQQELSAQVGVEPASKMFVTDTYMEEINRQIRNKASRGVTKRRASSLRVHPARGSTSTQHSGRTLYNEYASDADFFLHWGHTIRGVYMPSLRHTFKSRDLEKLYQQHYSQQRRNSLALTNVLDAVAKLHVLVLYLVLAPKADPDALRGYLTGIFMVLAIALCIVVLNCKDSMSPRWLHFAGLASWLSQTTQVMGGLGYGLEIDPSWYVLFTLFATYTLLPLPLLWAICAGSLTSVLHFLVEIVRHYNDAVLFRKVLAKGLLYLGMNTAGLFIHYLTDHAQRQVFLETRRCIEGRLKLEQENQRQERLVLSILPRFVAVEMTADMGSLEDELNPQEFHKIYIHQYKDVSILFADIKGFTLLSMNLSAQDLVRTLNELFGRFDRLADEHHCMRIKILGDCYYCVSGVPEPQRAHARHCVELGLDMINAIRSVRKQLKFDMDMRIGIHSGSVLCGVLGLQKWQFDVWSWDVGIANMLEAGGIPGRIHISRATLDCLEGTYKTEAGHGRDRNEFLLKHNIDTFLICPQEERNKVGHAEPPKVQKRNRTSNPELPFGSSIDMNSILASFTNGSLPNIWRSTSKEINKRIRHAIEVQSSDRMHREHITPLTLVFKDAHIEDKFSQMRDEMFNSNLVCSFIMLLFLMAAQALIVAPRLFPAVLQFSVFLLVYMLLLLLALAEEFRCTPLPLQQICCWIHENNSARNLLTLTAIVINFGLASTDMVWCFLTDTGEADVMDRTNAASRPLTVCTYPEIFVLSGVIAMVTCAVFLRLNSLLKLAVLLLAVAVYSYLIHLAFLTLTRHDMLHRSHYVRRKGIAILLMAMFIVAVFYNGRQWEATARLDFLWRLQAQQEVEDMRELREHNECLLHNILPVHVARHFLDRSKHDEELYSQSYDDVGVMFASIAGFNEYFEQKEIKHEGVDCLRLLNEIIAGFDELLEESYFHYVEKIKTIGSCYMAASGLAPDQQASVDEWNHLSELVLFALAMQETLKEINRFTAKNFQLRVGIAHGPVVAGVIGATKPQYDIWGSTVNLASRMDSTGVRGRIQVPQATRRILAEWGFVLELRGEIFVKGVSERQGKVRTYFISTMRSKRANVGTDGRLGGNRTGGRMTLAGVVFGLVQARHKEKMRETNGGFGRTPCTHQC is encoded by the exons ATGAGGTCAGCTAAGCTCATCATCATGGTGACCTTCTCTGAGACGACTCAGGCCTCCCCCATGCAGTTGCTTGAGCCGTCCGTCTTGACCGCGACCCTGTCCCCTGGGCTGCGGCGGAAAAAGATGCTGTGGCAGAATGCTGTAAAACACATCATTAACCAACAGGAGCTCAGCGCCCAG GTGGGTGTGGAGCCAGCAAGTAAAATGTTTGTGACGGATACCTACATGGAGGAGATCAACAGACAAATTCGCAACAAGGCGTCACGCGGGGTCACAAAACGCCGCGCCTCCTCGCTCAGAGTGCACCCGGCCCGTGGCTCCACCAGCACACAACACAGTGGCAGGACTCTCTATAATGAATACGCCAGCGAtgcagacttctttttgcactGGGGCCACACAATTCGTGGAGTCTACATGCCCAGCCTGAGGCACACCTTTAAGTCTCGTGACCTGGAGAAACTCTACCAGCAACACTACTCCCAACAGAGACGCAACTCTCTCGCCCTCACCAATGTACTCGATGCGGTTGCCAAGCTACACGTGTTGGTTCTGTACCTGGTGCTGGCCCCCAAGGCGGACCCGGACGCTCTTCGCGGCTACCTGACGGGCATCTTCATGGTGCTAGCTATAGCGCTGTGCATCGTGGTACTAAACTGCAAAGACTCCATGTCCCCACGGTGGCTTCACTTCGCCGGCCTAGCCAGCTGGTTGTCGCAGACCACGCAGGTGATGGGAGGACTGGGTTATGGACTGGAAATAGATCCGTCGTGGTATGTTTTGTTCACGTTGTTCGCCACATACACGCTGCTGCCGTTACCTCTGCTGTGGGCCATATGTGCCGGCTCCCTCACCTCAGTACTGCACTTCCTGGTGGAGATAGTGCGCCACTACAATGATGCTGTGCTTTTCAGAAAG GTGCTTGCCAAAGGCCTGCTGTACCTGGGTATGAACACAGCCGGCTTGTTCATCCACTACCTGACAGACCACGCCCAGAGACAGGTGTTCCTGGAGACGCGGCGCTGCATCGAGGGTCGCCTCAAACTAGAGCAAGAGAACCAGAGACAG GAGCGTCTGGTGCTGTCAATCCTGCCTCGCTTTGTTGCCGTGGAGATGACTGCTGACATGGGTTCTTTGGAAGATGAACTCAACCCTCAGGAGTTTCACAAGATCTACATCCACCAGTACAAAGAcgtcag CATCCTTTTTGCTGACATCAAGGGCTTCACTCTGTTGTCCATGAACCTGTCGGCCCAGGATCTGGTCCGAACCCTCAACGAGCTCTTTGGACGCTTTGACCGACTGGCAGAT GAGCACCACTGCATGCGGATAAAGATCCTGGGGGACTGTTACTACTGTGTGTCAGGGGTCCCTGAGCCACAGCGTGCCCATGCCCGTCATTGTGTTGAGTTGGGACTCGACATGATCAACGCCATACG GTCTGTGCGTAAGCAGCTGAAATTTGACATGGACATGAGGATTGGGATCCACTCAGGCTCTGTCCTGTGTGGCGTTCTGGGCCTGCAGAAATGGCAGTTTGACGTTTGGTCCTGGGACGTGGGCATCGCCAACATGCTGGAGGCCGGGGGCATACCAGG ACGCATCCACATCTCGAGGGCGACTCTGGACTGTCTGGAAGGCACCTACAAGACAGAAGCCGGTCACGGCCGCGACAGGAACGAGTTTCTGCTCAAACACAACATCGACACTTTCCTCATCTGCCCTCAGGAGGAAAGGAACAAAGTCGGTCACGCTGAGCCCCCCAAAGTCCAGAAAAGAAATCGAACCTCGAACCCAGAGCTGCCCTTTGGGAGCTCCATTGACATGAACAGC ATCCTGGCCTCTTTTACGAATGGCTCGCTGCCCAACATATGGCGGTCCACCTCCAAGGAGATCAACAAACGCATCAGACATGCTATTGAGGTTCAAAGCAGTGATCGCATGCACAGGGAGCACATCACTCCGCTGACCCTGGTGTTCAAAGACGCTCACATCGAGGACAAG TTCTCCCAGATGAGAGATGAGATGTTCAACTCCAACCTGGTCTGCTCCTTCATcatgctcctcttcctcatggcTGCCCAGGCCCTCATTGTTGCACCGAG gCTGTTCCCGGCCGTCCTCCAGTTTTCAGTCTTCCTGCTCGTctacatgctgctgctgctgttggcccTGGCCGAGGAGTTCAGGTGCACTCCTTTACCACTGCAGCAGATCTGCTGCTGGATCCATGAAAACAACAGCGCCCGCAACCTCCTCACACTTACCGCCATCGTCATCAACTTTGGCTTGGCCTCTACTGACATG GTATGGTGCTTTCTCACAGACACAGGGGAGGCCGATGTAATGGACAGAACCAACGCAGCCTCACGTCCACTCACTGTCTGCACTTACCCTGAG ATCTTTGTATTGAGTGGTGTAATCGCCATGGTGACTTGTGCCGTGTTCCTGCGTCTAAACTCTCTGCTGAAGCTGGCGGTGTTGCTGCTGGCGGTCGCCGTCTACTCCTACCTCATCCACCTGGCCTTTCTCACTCTCACACGCCATGATATGCTGCACAG GTCTCACTATGTCAGGAGAAAAGGAATCGCCATCCTGCTCATGGCCATGTTTATTGTTGCTGTCTTCTACAACGGACGGCAG TGGGAGGCCACTGCCAGGCTGGATTTCCTGTGGCGTCTGCAGGCCCAACAGGAAGTGGAGGATATGAGGGAATTGCGGGAACACAACGAGTGTCTACTACACAACATCCTGCCTGTGCACGTGGCGCGACACTTTCTGGACCGGAGCAagcatgatgag GAGCTTTACTCCCAGTCCTACGATGACGTAGGTGTCATGTTTGCCTCCATCGCCGGGTTCAACGAGTACTTTGAACAGAAAGAGATCAAACATGAAGGAGTGGACTGCCTCCGACTGCTCAATGAGATCATTGCTGGTTTTGATGAG TTGCTGGAGGAGTCGTACTTCCACTATGTGGAGAAGATCAAGACCATTGGGAGCTGCTACATGGCGGCCTCTGGCTTAGCTCCAGACCAACAG GCGTCTGTGGATGAATGGAATCACCTGAGTGAGCTGGTTTTGTTTGCGTTGGCAATGCAGGAGACCTTGAAAGAGATTAATAGGTTCACTGCCAAAAACTTCCAGCTGCGTGTGG GCATTGCTCACGGGCCGGTGGTCGCCGGGGTGATCGGTGCCACCAAGCCGCAGTATGACATCTGGGGGTCAACAGTGAACCTGGCCAGCCGCATGGACAGCACAGGTGTGAGAGGACGCATCCAGGTACCGCAGGCCACGCGCAGGATCCTGGCAGAGTGGGGTTTTGTCTTGGAGCTACGTGGAGAAATCTTTGTCAAGGGG GTGAGCGAGCGTCAGGGGAAAGTCCGCACCTACTTCATCAGCACCATGCGCAGCAAGAGGGCCAACGTTGGGACAGACGGTCGCCTGGGGGGGAACCGGACGGGAGGACGCATGACGCTAGCAGGGGTGGTGTTCGGTCTGGTCCAGGCCAGACACAAGGAGAAGATGAGAGAGACCAACGGGGGGTTCGGTCGGACTCCCTGCACCCATCAATGCTGA